AAAAAGCCAATCCACAAAAGGACGTAAACTTTAGCGAGGGGAACAACAACGAGCATCGCGCCCATTGCAACGCTGCCAAACAAGACGGTCCGCTTCAGGCCAACTTGGTGTATGACAAATCCGCTGGGCAGACTTCCTAGCAAATAGCCAATGGAGTTTGCCGCGAACAAGAGACCAAGCTCTGCATAGGTGATATGCGTTTGCGCTTGCAAGAGAGGGCCTGTTGCACTCCTCATGGCATCAATGGCGCCATAAAGGACCATCGTCCAGAGTGCGAACACAAACGCAAAGCGAAAGTGCTTCAATGTTCATCATCCATTCAAAGAAAAAGTCCAGGTGATCATACACCTGGACGCAATGACACGACAATTGGTTTTCTGTTCGGCAAGCAAGTAGAAAAAAGAATTAGTAATTGTCGACGTGAACGACTTCGCGGCGTGCTACGCCTGAATCGTACGCAGCTTTTGCAACTGCATCCGTCACTTTTTTCACGACCGTCTGGTTAAACACGGACGGGATGATGTAGTCTTCCGTCAGTTCTTCTTCCTTGATGGCGGAGGCAATGGCGTGCGCGGCTGCCAATTTCATTTCTTCGTTGATGGTCGAAGCACGTGACTTGAGTGCGCCCTTGAAAATCCCCGGGAAGCACAACACATTGTTGATTTGGTTCGGGTAGTCCGAACGTCCAGTTGCCATGACGCGAACATACGGTGCGGCTTCTTCTGGCGTGATTTCCGGTGTCGGATTCGCCATTGCGAACACGATGGGATCGCGCGCCATTTTTTGAACTTGTTCAACCTTCAGTACACCCGGTCCGGAAACGCCGATAAACACGTCCGCATCGACGATGGCGTCATCCAGCGTACCGGAGACGTTCTCTGGATTGGTGTTTTCTTTGTACCAGTTCCACATTGGAATGTCGTATTCTTTGCCACGATGGAGCACACCCTCCAAGGTGACGCCAAGGATGTTTTTCACGCCAGCGGCCAGCATCATCTTGGTGCAGGCAACGCCAGCCGCGCCAATTCCCACAATGACAACTTTCAAATCTTCCAACCGCTTGTTGACTAGTTTTGTCGCATTGATGAGGCCAGCGAGCAGGACGACGGCGGTACCGTGTTGATCATCATGGAAAACGGGGATGTCAAGTTCCTTCTTCAATCGCTCTTCGATTTCGAAGCAACGCGGCGATCCGATATCTTCGAGATTGATCCCACCGAATACCGGTGCAATGCTCTTGACAATTCGCACGATTTCATCTGGATCTTTCGTGTCCAAACAAATTGGAAACGCATCGATCCCGGCGAATTGTTTAAACAACATCGCCTTACCTTCCATGACTGGCATTGCAGCATGCGGACCAATGTCACCCAACCCAAGAACTGCGGTTCCATCTGAAACGACAGCAACCGTGTTCCGTTTGATGGTCAACTGGTACGCCTTGGACGGGTCCTCGTGAATGGCTTCACAAACTCGAGCCACGTGCGGCGTGTACACGCGCGACAAGTCATCACGGGTCTTCACTTGAATCTTTGGCGTGACTTCCAATTTACCGCCGAGGTGGACGAGGAACGTTCTGTCCGATACGGCTACGACGTGAATGCCCGGCTCACTGTTGAGCATGTCAGAAATGCGCTTACCGTGATCGCGATTTGTTACATTCACTGTGACGTCGCGCACGACGACGTCCTTACTGACACGGATGACGTCGACAGCATTGATGTCGCCGCCTGCAACGCCAACTAAACTCGCAACTTTTGCAAATGTGGTAACAGAGTTGGCGAGCTCCAACCGATATATCAGGCTAATGCCTGGATTGCGCACTTCCACGTACGATGACCTCCCATTCGTTCACTACACGTGTGGCATCTTGATAGTACCAAAGTAGATAGGATCGGGACAATGTTTGACCAACCAAATTGATGGAATGTACGTTACAATAATGTCATGAAAATGGCGGGGTGAGCTTGTGGCCTGGTGGAAGGAACCTGTAGAGC
This is a stretch of genomic DNA from Alicyclobacillus dauci. It encodes these proteins:
- a CDS encoding NAD-dependent malic enzyme; translation: MIYRLELANSVTTFAKVASLVGVAGGDINAVDVIRVSKDVVVRDVTVNVTNRDHGKRISDMLNSEPGIHVVAVSDRTFLVHLGGKLEVTPKIQVKTRDDLSRVYTPHVARVCEAIHEDPSKAYQLTIKRNTVAVVSDGTAVLGLGDIGPHAAMPVMEGKAMLFKQFAGIDAFPICLDTKDPDEIVRIVKSIAPVFGGINLEDIGSPRCFEIEERLKKELDIPVFHDDQHGTAVVLLAGLINATKLVNKRLEDLKVVIVGIGAAGVACTKMMLAAGVKNILGVTLEGVLHRGKEYDIPMWNWYKENTNPENVSGTLDDAIVDADVFIGVSGPGVLKVEQVQKMARDPIVFAMANPTPEITPEEAAPYVRVMATGRSDYPNQINNVLCFPGIFKGALKSRASTINEEMKLAAAHAIASAIKEEELTEDYIIPSVFNQTVVKKVTDAVAKAAYDSGVARREVVHVDNY